Proteins co-encoded in one Vidua macroura isolate BioBank_ID:100142 chromosome 13, ASM2450914v1, whole genome shotgun sequence genomic window:
- the ASB14 gene encoding ankyrin repeat and SOCS box protein 14 isoform X2, which produces MFFHRQWTVLLYCLKQQEEEIQILALKYLVPVTDFSAIKESGISPVHSAAAGAHPQCLEFLLQSGFDANFMLAQRVRKGYDDHRKSALYFAVSNGDICSTQLLLNAGALTNQDPINCLQIALRMGNYELMNLLLRHGANVNYFCRVNTTHFPSALQYALKDEVMLRMLLNYGYDVHRCFDCPWGSGDHSQYVTDGWTSTVIKDTMFCEVITLSWLKHVSGKVVRVMLDYVDHVKICWKLEAVLKEQELWPDIHFILTNPRSLKHLCRLKIRACMGRLRLRCPVFMTFLPLPNCLKDYILYKEYDLYGQENFTGIYNLNCA; this is translated from the exons ATGTTCTTTCACAGGCAATGGACTGTGCTTCTATATTGTttgaagcagcaggaggaggaaatccAGATTCT agctCTCAAATATTTAGTTCCAGTGACTGATTTTTCTGCCATTAAAGAAAGTGGGATAAGTCCAGttcactcagcagcagcaggagcacatcCTCAGTGCCTTGAGTTTCTCCTGCAGTCGGGTTTTGATGCCAATTTTATGCTGGCTCAGAGGGTTCGCAAAGGCTACGACGACCACCGGAAATCAGCCCTGTACTTCGCTGTTTCCAACGGGGATATCTGCTCAACGCAGCTGCTGCTCAACGCCGGAGCCCTGACAAACCAAGATCCCATCAACTGCCTCCAAATAGCCTTGAGAATGGGCAACTACGAGTTAATGAACCTGCTGCTCCGCCATGGGGCCAATGTCAACTACTTCTGCCGCGTGAACACCACGCACTTCCCGTCAGCTCTGCAGTACGCCCTCAAGGATGAGGTCatgctgaggatgctgctgaACTATGGCTACGACGTGCACCGCTGCTTCGACTGCCCGTGGGGCAGCGGGGACCACTCCCAGTATGTGACGGACGGCTGGACCTCCACCGTCATCAAAGACACCATG TTCTGTGAAGTGATAACCTTGTCCTGGCTGAAGCACGTGTCTGGGAAAGTAGTGCGAGTCATGTTAGATTACGTTGATCATGTTAAGATTTGCTGGAAGCTCGAAGCAGTTCTCAAAGAACAGGAACTCTGGCCAGACATCCATTTCATTTTAA CAAATCCTCGCTCTCTGAAGCACCTTTGCCGTCTGAAGATCCGGGCATGCATGGGCCGGCTGCGTCTCCGCTGTCCTGTCTTCATGACCTTCCTTCCACTGCCAAACTGCTTGAAAGATTACATCCTGTACAAGGAATATGATCTTTATGGACAGGAAAACTTCACAGGGATCTACAACCTCAACTGTGCATAA
- the ASB14 gene encoding ankyrin repeat and SOCS box protein 14 isoform X1, producing the protein MNNSVYMVDGDSDEEISTQRAIQESLQDRHKFETSAAEVESFQCTASKEHGQIIAAIRTGQEEALKKLVRHSSAFEEADQQGWLPVHEAAAQLNKNILEITLKASRDITWEQSTLKGETPLLVAVRNCFVDNVHFLLLNGCNPNVKNEEGDSPLVIAVKLDSHDIASLLLRSGARVNLRCVHERTALHEAARLGRKDLVQLLLDSGADPDPRSGYGLTPLALAAQMGHTEIMELLLQKGADVLSQAMDCASILFEAAGGGNPDSVSLLLEYGADANVPKHSGHLPIHRAAYRGHFLALKYLVPVTDFSAIKESGISPVHSAAAGAHPQCLEFLLQSGFDANFMLAQRVRKGYDDHRKSALYFAVSNGDICSTQLLLNAGALTNQDPINCLQIALRMGNYELMNLLLRHGANVNYFCRVNTTHFPSALQYALKDEVMLRMLLNYGYDVHRCFDCPWGSGDHSQYVTDGWTSTVIKDTMFCEVITLSWLKHVSGKVVRVMLDYVDHVKICWKLEAVLKEQELWPDIHFILTNPRSLKHLCRLKIRACMGRLRLRCPVFMTFLPLPNCLKDYILYKEYDLYGQENFTGIYNLNCA; encoded by the exons ATGAATAATTCTGTGTATATGGTTGATGGTGATTCAGATGAGGAAATCTCTACCCAGCGAGCTATTCAGGAAAGCTTACAAGATAGACACAAATTTGAAACAAGTGCAGCAGAGGTTGAAAG TTTCCAGTGTACTGCAAGTAAAGAACATGGGCAGATCATTGCAGCAATTCGG ACAGGCCAAGAGGAGGCCTTGAAGAAGTTGGTGAGGCACAGTTCTGCTTTTGAAGAAGCAGATCAGCAAGGCTGGCTTCCTGTGCatgaagctgcagcacagctaaATAAGAACATCCTTGAAATAACTTTAAAAG ccTCCCGTGACATTACGTGGGAACAGTCCACTCTAAAAGGGGAAACACCTCTCTTGGTGGCAGTAAGAAATTGTTTTGTGGACAATGTCCACTTTCTCCTGCTCAATGGCTGCAATCCCAATGTTAAAAATGAAGAGGGAGATTCTCCTTTAGTTATAG CAGTTAAACTTGATTCCCATGACATTGCCTCCTTGTTGCTACGATCTGGTGCCAGAGTGAATTTGCGCTGTGTCCATGAGAGAACTGCTCTGCATGAGGCAGCCAGACTGGGCAGGAAGGATCTGGTACAGCTTCTCCTGGATTCTGGAGCAGATCCTGACCCCCGCAGTGGATATGGGCTCACACCTCTAGCACTGGCTGCACAGATGGGACATACAGAAATTATGGAGCTCTTACTGCAAAAAG GTGCAGATGTTCTTTCACAGGCAATGGACTGTGCTTCTATATTGTttgaagcagcaggaggaggaaatccAGATTCTGTGAGTCTTTTACTAGAATATGGGGCTGATGCCAATGTACCAAAGCACTCGGGTCATTTACCAATCCACAGAGCTGCATATAGAGGACACTTTCT agctCTCAAATATTTAGTTCCAGTGACTGATTTTTCTGCCATTAAAGAAAGTGGGATAAGTCCAGttcactcagcagcagcaggagcacatcCTCAGTGCCTTGAGTTTCTCCTGCAGTCGGGTTTTGATGCCAATTTTATGCTGGCTCAGAGGGTTCGCAAAGGCTACGACGACCACCGGAAATCAGCCCTGTACTTCGCTGTTTCCAACGGGGATATCTGCTCAACGCAGCTGCTGCTCAACGCCGGAGCCCTGACAAACCAAGATCCCATCAACTGCCTCCAAATAGCCTTGAGAATGGGCAACTACGAGTTAATGAACCTGCTGCTCCGCCATGGGGCCAATGTCAACTACTTCTGCCGCGTGAACACCACGCACTTCCCGTCAGCTCTGCAGTACGCCCTCAAGGATGAGGTCatgctgaggatgctgctgaACTATGGCTACGACGTGCACCGCTGCTTCGACTGCCCGTGGGGCAGCGGGGACCACTCCCAGTATGTGACGGACGGCTGGACCTCCACCGTCATCAAAGACACCATG TTCTGTGAAGTGATAACCTTGTCCTGGCTGAAGCACGTGTCTGGGAAAGTAGTGCGAGTCATGTTAGATTACGTTGATCATGTTAAGATTTGCTGGAAGCTCGAAGCAGTTCTCAAAGAACAGGAACTCTGGCCAGACATCCATTTCATTTTAA CAAATCCTCGCTCTCTGAAGCACCTTTGCCGTCTGAAGATCCGGGCATGCATGGGCCGGCTGCGTCTCCGCTGTCCTGTCTTCATGACCTTCCTTCCACTGCCAAACTGCTTGAAAGATTACATCCTGTACAAGGAATATGATCTTTATGGACAGGAAAACTTCACAGGGATCTACAACCTCAACTGTGCATAA